The Desmonostoc muscorum LEGE 12446 genome includes a region encoding these proteins:
- a CDS encoding 4-hydroxy-3-methylbut-2-enyl diphosphate reductase encodes MDTKAFKRTLQHSENYNRKGFGHQAEVTSQLQSEYQSNLIQEIRDRNYTLQRGNVTIRLAQAFGFCWGVERAVAMAYETRQHFPTERIWITNEIIHNPSVNQRMQEMEVKFIPVEANQKDFSVVDIGDVVILPAFGASVQEMQILHEKGCKIVDTTCPWVSKVWNTVEKHKKVDYTSIIHGKYKHEETVATSSFAGKYLIVLNLSEAEYVANYIMNGGNREEFLKKFAKASSPGFDPDRDLERVGIANQTTMLKGETEQIGKLFERTMLQKYGPTELNQHFQSFNTICDATQERQDAMLELVEDKLDLMVVIGGFNSSNTTQLQQIAFERRIPSYHIDIVERIQSANSIEHRQLNGQLIITENWLPDGEIVVGITSGASTPDKVVEDVIEKIFALKSTAALV; translated from the coding sequence ATGGATACAAAAGCTTTTAAGCGCACGCTCCAACATTCGGAAAATTACAATCGTAAGGGGTTTGGTCATCAAGCAGAAGTTACCAGCCAGTTGCAATCTGAGTATCAAAGTAACTTGATTCAGGAAATTCGCGATCGCAATTACACCCTGCAACGAGGTAATGTCACCATTCGACTAGCGCAAGCCTTTGGCTTTTGCTGGGGTGTAGAACGTGCTGTGGCTATGGCCTATGAAACCCGTCAACACTTCCCCACAGAACGCATCTGGATTACTAACGAGATTATTCACAACCCTTCTGTTAATCAGCGGATGCAGGAGATGGAAGTAAAATTTATCCCGGTGGAAGCAAATCAAAAAGACTTTTCTGTTGTTGATATTGGTGATGTAGTCATATTACCTGCTTTTGGGGCTAGCGTTCAAGAAATGCAGATACTTCACGAAAAAGGCTGCAAAATTGTTGATACAACTTGCCCTTGGGTATCTAAAGTTTGGAATACAGTAGAAAAGCACAAAAAAGTTGATTATACTTCAATTATTCACGGTAAATATAAGCACGAAGAAACAGTTGCAACGAGTTCCTTTGCTGGCAAGTATTTAATTGTGTTGAATTTGTCAGAAGCGGAATATGTTGCTAACTATATTATGAACGGTGGAAACCGTGAAGAATTTCTGAAAAAATTTGCCAAAGCTTCTTCCCCAGGATTTGATCCCGATCGCGATTTAGAAAGAGTCGGTATTGCTAACCAAACTACCATGCTTAAAGGTGAAACCGAGCAAATCGGCAAGCTTTTTGAGCGTACTATGTTGCAAAAGTATGGTCCTACCGAATTAAATCAGCATTTCCAAAGCTTCAACACTATTTGTGACGCCACCCAAGAACGGCAAGATGCAATGTTGGAGTTGGTGGAAGATAAATTAGATTTAATGGTAGTAATTGGTGGGTTTAATTCCTCAAATACTACTCAATTGCAACAAATTGCTTTTGAGAGAAGAATTCCTTCTTATCACATTGATATTGTTGAACGTATTCAATCAGCAAATTCGATTGAACATCGGCAATTAAATGGACAATTAATCATTACAGAAAACTGGCTACCAGATGGAGAAATTGTTGTGGGAATTACTTCTGGTGCTTCCACCCCAGATAAGGTAGTAGAAGATGTAATTGAAAAGATTTTCGCTTTGAAATCAACAGCAGCGCTGGTGTAA